In Deltaproteobacteria bacterium, a single window of DNA contains:
- the trpB gene encoding tryptophan synthase subunit beta produces the protein MFEKGYYGPFGGAYIPEVLVSTFEELEKAFEEAEEDPGFWEEYIRVLSNYSCRPTPLTFAENLTRHFGGAKIYIKREDLNHTGAHKANNVLGQGLLVRRMGKDRVIAETGAGQHGVATATMAARFGYRCTIYMGEKDVLRQRPNVFWMERLGAEVVPVNTGSRTLKDAINEAFRDWTARMEDTHYVLGTACGPHPYPAMVTYFQSVVGKEAREQIFALEGRCPSRVYACVGGGSNALGIFSGFLDDPVELVGVEAGGKGLGTGRHASRLASGDGFLGVAQGYKTYFLQDPDGQMRETHSVAAGLDYIGVSPILAHLREEGRVRFEAATDEKVLEAFSLVMKKEGLIPALESAHAYAQAFKEAPSLGRDDIIVINQSGRGDKDIFTIADAFGDPGWKEYIQQKAEAYRA, from the coding sequence GTGTTTGAAAAAGGATACTATGGTCCTTTCGGCGGGGCCTACATTCCGGAAGTGCTTGTTTCCACGTTCGAAGAACTGGAGAAGGCCTTCGAAGAAGCGGAGGAGGATCCGGGGTTCTGGGAGGAATATATCCGGGTCCTCTCCAATTATTCCTGCAGGCCCACGCCCTTGACCTTTGCGGAGAATCTGACCCGCCACTTCGGGGGGGCGAAGATCTACATTAAGAGAGAGGACCTGAATCACACAGGGGCCCACAAGGCCAATAACGTCCTGGGGCAGGGCCTTCTCGTCAGGAGAATGGGAAAGGACCGGGTAATAGCCGAGACAGGGGCCGGACAACACGGGGTGGCCACGGCTACCATGGCGGCCCGTTTCGGGTACCGGTGCACCATTTATATGGGAGAAAAGGACGTCCTGCGTCAGAGGCCCAACGTCTTCTGGATGGAACGGCTCGGTGCGGAGGTGGTTCCAGTGAATACCGGGTCCCGGACCCTGAAGGACGCCATCAACGAGGCCTTCAGGGATTGGACGGCCCGGATGGAGGACACCCATTACGTGCTTGGGACCGCCTGCGGTCCCCATCCCTATCCCGCCATGGTGACCTACTTCCAGAGCGTGGTGGGGAAAGAGGCCCGCGAACAGATATTCGCCTTGGAAGGCAGGTGCCCCAGCCGGGTATACGCCTGCGTGGGCGGAGGATCCAACGCCCTGGGGATCTTTTCAGGATTCCTGGATGACCCCGTGGAGCTCGTGGGCGTGGAGGCCGGCGGGAAGGGGTTGGGAACGGGACGGCACGCTTCGCGATTGGCCTCGGGAGACGGGTTCCTTGGGGTGGCGCAAGGGTACAAGACCTACTTTCTCCAGGATCCGGACGGCCAGATGCGGGAGACCCACAGCGTGGCGGCGGGTCTGGACTATATCGGGGTCTCCCCTATTCTCGCCCATCTCCGGGAAGAGGGCAGGGTGCGGTTTGAGGCCGCCACGGACGAGAAGGTCCTGGAGGCCTTTTCCCTGGTCATGAAAAAAGAGGGCTTGATTCCCGCCCTGGAATCCGCCCATGCTTATGCTCAGGCCTTTAAGGAGGCCCCTTCCCTGGGCCGGGATGATATCATAGTGATCAACCAGTCGGGCAGAGGGGACAAGGACATCTTCACCATCGCGGACGCCTTCGGCGATCCCGGATGGAAGGAATACATCCAGCAGAAAGCGGAGGCCTATCGTGCTTGA
- a CDS encoding phosphoribosylanthranilate isomerase, producing MTVRVKICGITSIEDALDAVSLGADALGFVFAPSPRRVRVASAREIIRRLPPFVQTVGVFVDENVDRIREIMMECGLDLVQLHGDEPPEVCKALGPRAVKGFRIKDRGSLRSLAAYKDHVRGYLLDAFSERRKGGTGKTFDWGLALEAKALGVPLILAGGLDSSNVMEAVERVRPWAVDVSSGVEERPGKKNRKRMEKFISTAKRGGR from the coding sequence ATGACGGTACGAGTTAAAATCTGCGGCATTACGTCAATTGAAGATGCGTTGGATGCCGTATCCTTGGGAGCCGACGCCCTTGGCTTTGTCTTTGCCCCGAGCCCAAGGCGGGTGAGAGTCGCTTCCGCCCGGGAGATCATCCGGAGGCTACCCCCTTTTGTTCAAACCGTCGGGGTCTTTGTAGACGAGAACGTGGATAGAATCAGGGAGATCATGATGGAATGCGGGCTCGACCTGGTGCAACTACACGGCGATGAACCGCCGGAGGTCTGTAAGGCCTTGGGGCCCAGGGCCGTCAAGGGCTTCCGGATCAAGGACCGAGGGTCCCTTCGTTCCCTCGCGGCTTACAAGGACCATGTCAGGGGATACCTCCTGGACGCATTCTCGGAAAGGCGTAAGGGGGGAACCGGCAAGACCTTTGATTGGGGCTTGGCCCTGGAGGCCAAGGCCCTGGGCGTCCCTTTGATCCTTGCAGGGGGACTCGATTCGTCAAACGTTATGGAGGCCGTTGAGCGAGTCAGGCCCTGGGCGGTGGATGTAAGCAGCGGGGTGGAAGAGAGGCCCGGCAAGAAAAACCGGAAGCGCATGGAGAAGTTCATTTCCACAGCCAAGAGGGGCGGCCGGTGA
- the trpC gene encoding indole-3-glycerol phosphate synthase TrpC, producing MNQLLTRIIEDKKEEVRRLRDGLSLFPPGGRKGPPRDFKGALSTAGGINLIGEIKFASPSAGRIRPLTDPVSLGRALEKAGAAAISLVTDKKYFSGDIRHLPALKEGVSIPVLRKDFIIDEIQIRESFLFGADAVLLIARILSQELLEKLLRTIRSLGMEALVEVHDREDLEKAVACGARVIGINNRDLQTFSVDLRRTLELAELVPRECVLVSESGIRGGDDVRSLMESPVRAVLVGTALMRSRDVGRKAREIVLGGMRGDDGTS from the coding sequence ATGAATCAACTGCTCACTAGGATTATCGAGGACAAAAAAGAAGAAGTACGGCGACTCAGGGACGGACTATCCCTTTTCCCTCCTGGCGGACGCAAGGGACCCCCGAGGGATTTCAAGGGTGCTCTGAGTACGGCCGGGGGGATCAACCTGATCGGTGAAATCAAGTTCGCCTCACCCTCGGCCGGCAGGATCCGCCCCCTAACCGATCCCGTATCCCTCGGAAGGGCCCTGGAGAAGGCCGGAGCCGCCGCCATTTCCCTGGTGACGGACAAGAAATACTTTTCCGGCGACATCCGGCACCTGCCGGCCCTCAAGGAAGGAGTTTCCATCCCGGTATTGCGCAAAGATTTCATCATCGACGAAATCCAGATCCGGGAATCTTTCCTTTTCGGGGCTGACGCGGTGCTCCTCATCGCCCGGATCCTCTCGCAAGAGCTGCTGGAAAAGCTTTTACGGACGATACGGTCCCTGGGGATGGAGGCCCTCGTGGAGGTCCACGACCGGGAGGATCTTGAAAAGGCGGTTGCCTGCGGGGCCCGGGTGATCGGGATCAACAACAGGGACCTCCAGACCTTTTCGGTGGACCTTCGAAGAACCCTGGAGCTGGCGGAACTGGTCCCCCGGGAGTGTGTGCTTGTGAGTGAGAGCGGGATTAGAGGCGGAGATGATGTCCGAAGCCTGATGGAGAGTCCTGTTCGTGCCGTCCTGGTGGGAACGGCCCTTATGAGGTCCCGGGATGTGGGCCGAAAGGCCCGGGAAATTGTGCTGGGAGGGATGCGTGGGGATGACGGTACGAGTTAA
- the trpD gene encoding anthranilate phosphoribosyltransferase translates to MLKPYIAKVVKGEDLTQEEMEKAMLVIMDGGATPSQIAALVTALRMKGETVEEIAGAAMAMRAKATRIFLDNHAVSLDRDEINVEEETILDTCGTGGDGTNTFNVSTATAFVAAGAGVKVAKHGNRAVSSLCGSADVLESLGVSLDITTTDVERCIREIGIGFLYAPLFHGAMKHAAGPRREIGVRTIFNLLGPLTNPAGASAQVLGVYSPGLTEKIARVLSRLGTKEAYVVCGEGTFDEISICGPTRVSHMKGGEVENFEILPEQFGFRRADPGEIKGGDARKNGRIVRSILEGEKGPRRDMVLLNAAAAFVVTGLDRDLQDGLDRAQESIDSGAALDKLESLIAYTRQCKSLDLGRPEEFFHESTAH, encoded by the coding sequence ATGTTGAAGCCTTACATAGCGAAGGTCGTTAAGGGAGAAGATCTCACCCAGGAGGAGATGGAAAAGGCCATGCTGGTGATCATGGATGGGGGGGCGACACCCAGCCAGATTGCAGCCCTGGTAACGGCCCTCCGGATGAAGGGGGAGACCGTGGAGGAGATCGCGGGGGCAGCAATGGCCATGCGGGCCAAGGCTACCAGGATTTTTCTGGACAACCATGCTGTGAGCCTCGACCGGGATGAGATCAACGTTGAAGAAGAGACGATCCTGGATACCTGCGGGACGGGTGGGGACGGAACCAACACCTTCAATGTTTCGACGGCCACGGCCTTTGTCGCCGCGGGGGCGGGCGTGAAGGTGGCGAAACACGGAAACCGCGCCGTATCCAGCCTTTGCGGGAGTGCAGACGTCCTGGAGAGCCTCGGGGTCAGCCTGGATATCACGACGACCGACGTGGAGAGGTGTATCCGGGAGATCGGGATCGGGTTCCTTTATGCTCCCCTGTTCCACGGCGCCATGAAACATGCGGCTGGCCCGAGGCGGGAGATCGGAGTCCGGACCATATTCAATCTTCTCGGCCCCCTGACCAATCCCGCGGGGGCGTCCGCTCAAGTGCTCGGGGTTTATTCGCCCGGCCTTACCGAGAAGATCGCCCGTGTCCTCAGCCGGCTTGGGACTAAGGAGGCCTATGTCGTTTGCGGTGAGGGGACATTTGATGAGATAAGCATCTGCGGTCCCACGCGGGTTTCTCACATGAAAGGAGGAGAGGTGGAGAACTTCGAGATCCTCCCGGAACAGTTCGGGTTTAGGAGGGCGGACCCCGGGGAAATCAAGGGGGGAGACGCCCGCAAAAACGGTCGCATCGTGCGCTCCATCCTGGAAGGCGAGAAAGGTCCCCGAAGGGACATGGTGCTGCTCAACGCGGCCGCGGCCTTCGTGGTCACCGGGTTGGACCGGGACCTCCAAGACGGCCTGGACCGGGCCCAGGAGTCCATCGACTCGGGGGCCGCCCTGGACAAGCTGGAGAGCCTGATCGCCTATACCCGGCAATGTAAGTCACTCGATCTGGGTCGACCGGAGGAGTTTTTCCATGAATCAACTGCTCACTAG
- a CDS encoding aminodeoxychorismate/anthranilate synthase component II, which yields MIFLIDNYDSFTYNLVQALEGMGMEVRVFRNDRIGVEELKKGNPSSLLISPGPGGPEQAGFSMEAIRALAPSIPVLGVCLGHQAVAAVYGGRIVRAGRIMHGKCSTIHHDGRGVFRGLPNPFEATRYHSLIVEAATLPPCLEVSAWTEEGEVMGLRHREYPVEGVQFHPESILTRAGTLLLENFAKRSLGLHPREEERGAEGGRPEKTRSEVFSTVRGTGDGGENMPDPA from the coding sequence ATGATTTTCCTGATCGATAACTATGACTCCTTCACCTACAACCTGGTCCAGGCCCTGGAGGGAATGGGTATGGAGGTTCGTGTCTTTCGAAACGACAGGATCGGGGTGGAGGAATTAAAGAAAGGAAACCCCTCTTCTCTCCTGATCTCCCCCGGCCCGGGCGGACCCGAACAGGCGGGTTTCTCCATGGAGGCCATCCGCGCCCTGGCCCCCTCCATCCCCGTACTCGGGGTATGCCTGGGCCACCAGGCTGTGGCCGCCGTTTATGGAGGGCGGATCGTCAGGGCCGGAAGGATCATGCACGGAAAGTGCTCCACCATCCACCATGACGGTCGGGGTGTTTTCAGGGGACTCCCCAATCCCTTCGAGGCCACCCGGTACCACTCTCTGATCGTGGAGGCCGCCACCCTCCCCCCCTGCTTGGAAGTGAGCGCCTGGACGGAGGAGGGAGAAGTCATGGGTTTGCGTCACCGGGAATACCCTGTAGAAGGAGTCCAGTTCCATCCCGAGTCCATACTCACCCGGGCTGGAACATTGCTCCTTGAGAACTTCGCGAAGAGGAGCCTGGGACTCCATCCCAGGGAAGAAGAGAGGGGGGCCGAGGGGGGGAGACCGGAGAAAACAAGAAGTGAGGTTTTCTCCACAGTGAGAGGAACCGGGGACGGAGGAGAGAATATGCCGGACCCTGCTTGA
- a CDS encoding anthranilate synthase component I family protein gives MEKSVSGTLEDSARGGPVPLYREIPARGIDPSRAFARIAPSASAFLLESGEEKENGKRGRSIIGWDPFLIVSVYGDRIEIREGSETRKVQGVVDPLEVIRGLTARFQATISSCDPPFQGGLVGYVNYDLARKWEKLPGLRPWQGGGPECIFMACRKVLVFDHEKDKISALVFPFSGVERDGKSGLTEQMEEVEQVLLGPDPEKEAEEHSLRVSATELKPEISREKFYEMVRLAKEYIVSGDIIQVVLSVRFSGRVKGDDFLIYRALSDLNPSPYMFYLRFGTLRLIGASPEMLVQARGGHIRVRPIAGTRPRGSTPGEDLRLEEELLADPKERAEHVMLVDLGRNDVGRISEGGSVRVSPFMKVERYSHVMHIVSGVEGRLRSGKDSLEAFKACFPAGTVTGAPKIRAMEIISELESSSRGPYAGAVGYFGFDGDMDFCISIRTMVVDREKLLVQAGAGIVYDSVPEREYQECLNKAAALFKAVERVNDHDFPDR, from the coding sequence ATGGAAAAATCAGTATCAGGTACCCTTGAAGATTCCGCTCGAGGCGGCCCGGTTCCCCTTTACCGGGAGATCCCCGCCCGGGGAATTGATCCCTCCCGTGCCTTTGCGCGTATCGCTCCCTCCGCTTCCGCTTTTCTCCTTGAAAGCGGTGAGGAGAAAGAGAACGGGAAAAGGGGTCGCAGTATCATCGGATGGGACCCTTTCCTGATAGTCTCTGTTTACGGGGACCGGATCGAGATCCGGGAGGGATCCGAAACCCGCAAGGTCCAGGGGGTGGTGGATCCTCTGGAAGTGATCCGCGGACTGACGGCTCGGTTCCAGGCAACGATCTCCTCTTGCGATCCACCCTTTCAGGGGGGCTTGGTGGGGTACGTCAACTATGATCTTGCGCGGAAGTGGGAAAAACTTCCCGGCCTCAGGCCTTGGCAAGGGGGAGGTCCTGAATGCATCTTCATGGCCTGCCGGAAAGTGCTCGTCTTTGATCATGAAAAAGATAAGATTTCCGCCCTGGTGTTCCCTTTCTCCGGAGTCGAGCGGGACGGGAAATCGGGTTTAACCGAGCAGATGGAGGAAGTGGAGCAGGTGCTCCTGGGACCGGATCCTGAAAAAGAAGCTGAAGAGCATTCTCTCCGTGTATCCGCCACGGAACTCAAGCCCGAGATTTCAAGGGAGAAGTTTTATGAAATGGTTCGGCTGGCGAAGGAATACATCGTTTCAGGAGATATTATCCAGGTCGTTCTTTCCGTGCGATTCTCGGGCAGGGTCAAGGGAGATGATTTCTTGATTTACAGGGCCCTCTCTGACCTCAACCCTTCTCCGTACATGTTCTACCTTCGTTTCGGCACCCTCAGGCTGATCGGCGCATCTCCTGAAATGCTCGTCCAGGCAAGGGGGGGGCACATTCGTGTCCGGCCCATCGCGGGGACACGGCCCAGGGGTTCGACGCCGGGAGAAGACCTGCGCCTGGAGGAAGAGCTTTTGGCGGACCCCAAGGAGCGCGCCGAACACGTGATGCTCGTGGATTTGGGCCGCAACGATGTGGGACGGATCTCCGAGGGGGGATCGGTCCGGGTTTCTCCTTTTATGAAAGTCGAACGGTACAGCCATGTCATGCACATTGTTTCCGGGGTGGAGGGCCGGTTGAGATCGGGAAAGGACAGCCTGGAGGCCTTCAAGGCCTGTTTCCCTGCAGGCACCGTGACCGGGGCCCCGAAGATCCGGGCCATGGAGATCATCTCTGAGCTGGAATCTTCTTCCCGGGGGCCCTATGCCGGAGCGGTCGGTTATTTCGGGTTCGACGGCGATATGGACTTCTGCATCAGTATACGCACCATGGTGGTCGACAGGGAGAAGTTGCTGGTGCAGGCGGGGGCGGGCATCGTGTATGACTCTGTGCCCGAAAGGGAATATCAAGAGTGCTTGAACAAGGCGGCCGCACTGTTCAAGGCCGTTGAGAGGGTGAACGACCATGATTTTCCTGATCGATAA
- a CDS encoding class I fructose-bisphosphate aldolase family protein, protein MTGKELRMSRIFDRFTGKTVIVPMDHGVSVGPLPGITDTAQAIARVSSGGANAVVVHKGIASQARGTPGSNMGLIVHLSGGTGLGRDPNLKTLVGTVEEAIKLGADAVSVHVNIGNSNEDRMIADLGHVARRAAGWGMPLLAMVYPRGERIRDEFDRVLVKHAARLGAELGADIVKVSYTGDPDSFREVVEGCPVPVVIAGGPRMESDRQVLEMVKGAMEAGGAGVSIGRNVFQHPNPMGMVAALCRIVHENAPVEEALAGLLREGKKAA, encoded by the coding sequence ATGACCGGGAAAGAATTGAGAATGTCGAGGATCTTTGACCGCTTCACGGGGAAGACGGTGATCGTGCCCATGGACCACGGTGTGAGCGTCGGACCTCTCCCCGGGATAACCGACACAGCACAGGCCATCGCTCGGGTGTCGTCAGGAGGAGCCAACGCCGTGGTGGTCCACAAGGGTATTGCCTCCCAGGCCAGGGGAACCCCGGGGAGCAATATGGGACTGATCGTCCACCTTTCCGGAGGGACCGGCCTAGGCCGGGACCCCAACCTCAAGACCCTGGTGGGAACGGTGGAAGAGGCCATCAAGCTGGGGGCCGATGCCGTTTCAGTACACGTGAACATCGGGAATTCCAATGAAGACCGGATGATCGCTGACCTTGGCCACGTGGCCCGAAGGGCGGCCGGGTGGGGCATGCCCCTTCTTGCCATGGTCTATCCCAGGGGAGAGAGAATCCGTGATGAATTCGACCGGGTCCTGGTGAAACACGCTGCCCGTTTGGGAGCGGAATTGGGCGCTGACATCGTTAAGGTCTCTTACACGGGGGATCCTGATTCTTTCAGGGAAGTGGTGGAAGGGTGTCCCGTTCCAGTGGTAATCGCGGGCGGGCCCAGGATGGAATCAGATCGGCAGGTCCTTGAGATGGTCAAGGGGGCCATGGAGGCCGGGGGAGCCGGAGTCTCCATCGGAAGAAACGTGTTCCAGCATCCCAACCCTATGGGCATGGTGGCCGCGCTTTGCCGAATCGTTCATGAAAACGCTCCAGTGGAAGAGGCTCTGGCCGGCCTCTTGCGGGAAGGTAAAAAGGCGGCCTAA